The Streptomyces sp. NBC_00691 genome has a segment encoding these proteins:
- a CDS encoding cation:proton antiporter — protein sequence MLAVTVIAGILFTWCVLSRRLALWSITAPIAMMVAGIALTSGSDPPLVFDFGDLAGFERAVEVVLALLLFVDATEVPAGAIRRERSVVARLLGGALPLTLGAAFLAALAFFPDRPGWVLATLATVVVPLDLAPAAALVRDERIPARLRELLNVEGGLSDGVVSPAFLICVAAAAEYHTAGADYAEALLDAVGAAGWAVGAGSLVGWLAGRLLRRSWAKGWTLPAAARLAVLSVPLAAYSLSVFLGGNGFVASFVAGVCVAPAMRHLPEGTVRMTDDLVTLSTLALWFLFGQLVSDEFWDGFHLSVVLYAVLACTLVRMVPVMIALIGTDLSLSDRLFLGWMGPRGVASVVFGLLAAIELPAAGGGDFVSRVMVITVMVSIVLHGLSAEPLGRRYARGRGTPAKPGVRG from the coding sequence TTGCTTGCCGTCACCGTCATCGCCGGCATTCTGTTCACCTGGTGCGTCCTGTCGCGCCGGCTCGCGCTGTGGAGCATCACCGCACCGATCGCCATGATGGTGGCGGGCATCGCCCTCACCAGCGGCTCGGACCCGCCGCTCGTCTTCGACTTCGGCGACCTGGCCGGCTTCGAACGCGCGGTGGAGGTCGTCCTCGCGCTGCTGCTCTTCGTCGACGCGACCGAGGTTCCGGCCGGGGCCATCCGGAGGGAGCGGAGCGTCGTCGCCCGGCTCCTCGGCGGCGCGTTGCCGCTGACCCTGGGCGCCGCCTTCCTGGCCGCGCTCGCCTTCTTCCCCGACCGGCCCGGATGGGTGCTCGCGACCCTGGCGACGGTCGTCGTCCCCCTCGATCTGGCACCCGCCGCGGCACTCGTACGGGACGAGCGCATCCCGGCGCGTCTGCGGGAGCTGCTCAACGTCGAGGGTGGCCTGAGCGACGGCGTGGTCTCACCGGCGTTCCTGATCTGTGTCGCCGCGGCGGCCGAGTACCACACGGCCGGCGCCGACTACGCCGAGGCGCTCCTCGACGCCGTCGGCGCGGCGGGCTGGGCCGTCGGAGCCGGATCGCTCGTCGGCTGGCTGGCCGGACGGCTGTTGCGCCGGTCCTGGGCGAAGGGCTGGACGCTGCCCGCCGCGGCACGCCTCGCGGTGCTGAGCGTGCCCCTCGCCGCGTACTCCCTCTCCGTCTTCCTGGGCGGCAACGGCTTCGTCGCCTCGTTCGTGGCCGGTGTCTGCGTCGCCCCGGCGATGCGGCATCTCCCCGAGGGCACCGTGAGGATGACGGACGACCTGGTGACCCTGTCGACGCTCGCCCTGTGGTTCCTCTTCGGGCAGTTGGTCAGTGACGAGTTCTGGGACGGGTTCCATCTGTCCGTCGTGCTCTACGCCGTCCTCGCCTGCACCCTGGTGCGGATGGTGCCGGTGATGATCGCGCTCATCGGTACGGATCTGTCCCTCTCCGACCGGCTGTTCCTGGGGTGGATGGGGCCGCGAGGCGTGGCCTCGGTCGTCTTCGGCCTGCTCGCCGCGATCGAGCTGCCCGCAGCCGGTGGCGGTGACTTCGTCTCCCGGGTGATGGTGATCACCGTCATGGTCAGCATCGTGCTGCACGGACTGAGCGCCGAGCCCCTCGGCCGGCGGTACGCCCGGGGCCGGGGCACCCCGGCGAAGCCCGGGGTCCGGGGGTGA
- a CDS encoding GlxA family transcriptional regulator, translated as MRISAEATSGTAREAAPTPHRVAVLALPGVPPFELGIPSRVFGSAVDADGSPLYEVTICTADGAPVLSDAGFTVQPAAGPEALAAADTVVLPPTHAMPELGRGGPLPPEVAAAIDGIRPGTRLVSICTGSYVLAAAGLLDGRPATTHWNLAPEFRRAYPRVKVDEDVLFVDDGDVLTSAGVAAGVDLCLHMIRRDHGASVANRAARMCVVPPWRDGGQAQFIDRPVPEPTLASTTATRAWALEHLSEPLTLARLAEHARMSLRSFTRRFRDEVGATPVQWLTAQRLELARQLLESTDLPIDLVAHRAGLGSGNSLRAHMRTAFGVSPAAYRRAFGTGAVPDRRQDGEASA; from the coding sequence ATGAGGATTTCAGCCGAAGCGACCAGCGGCACCGCACGGGAAGCGGCACCGACGCCGCACCGGGTCGCCGTCCTCGCCCTGCCCGGGGTGCCACCGTTCGAGCTCGGCATCCCCTCGCGGGTCTTCGGCAGCGCCGTGGACGCCGACGGCAGCCCCTTGTACGAGGTCACGATCTGCACGGCCGACGGCGCCCCGGTGCTCAGCGACGCCGGGTTCACCGTGCAGCCCGCGGCCGGTCCCGAGGCGCTCGCCGCCGCCGACACCGTGGTCCTCCCTCCCACGCACGCCATGCCGGAGCTCGGCCGCGGCGGCCCGCTGCCGCCCGAGGTCGCCGCGGCCATCGACGGCATCCGCCCCGGCACGCGACTGGTCTCGATCTGCACCGGGTCGTACGTGCTCGCCGCCGCCGGGCTGCTCGACGGCCGGCCGGCCACCACCCACTGGAACCTGGCGCCGGAGTTCCGCCGGGCCTATCCCCGGGTCAAGGTGGACGAGGACGTGCTCTTCGTCGACGACGGCGACGTGCTGACCTCCGCGGGCGTCGCCGCCGGGGTCGACCTGTGCCTCCACATGATCCGCCGCGACCACGGCGCCTCGGTCGCCAACCGGGCCGCCCGCATGTGCGTGGTGCCCCCCTGGCGGGACGGCGGGCAGGCCCAGTTCATCGACCGGCCCGTGCCCGAGCCCACCCTGGCCAGCACCACCGCCACCCGCGCCTGGGCCCTGGAACACCTCTCCGAGCCCCTCACCCTGGCCCGGCTCGCCGAGCACGCCCGGATGAGCCTGCGGTCCTTCACCCGGCGGTTCCGCGACGAGGTCGGGGCGACCCCGGTGCAGTGGCTCACGGCCCAGCGCCTCGAACTGGCCAGGCAACTCCTGGAGTCGACCGACCTTCCGATCGACCTCGTCGCCCATCGCGCCGGACTCGGCTCCGGGAACTCCCTGCGCGCGCACATGCGGACGGCCTTCGGCGTGTCGCCCGCCGCCTACCGCCGCGCGTTCGGCACGGGCGCCGTACCGGACCGGCGGCAGGACGGGGAAGCGTCCGCCTGA
- a CDS encoding NADP-dependent oxidoreductase, whose amino-acid sequence MRAVVVEQWGGPENLVEREVERPEPGLGEVLVRVHAAGVNPVDWKTRAGGALIEWGAVPAVGWDVSGTVDAVGPGVGIFHPGDEVFGMPLFPRQAGGYAEYVVAPARHLAPKPASLTHVEAAALPLAALTAWQALVDAADVRPGERVLVHAAAGGVGHLAVQIAKARGAYVIGTASAGKHELLRTLGADEVIDYRETRFEDVVSDVDVVLDGIGGETAERSLAVLRDGGRLITLPGPDDVPAARDGVRAAWVLVEPDHLGLREIAALVEQGRLRPVVEVVVPLAEAAKAHAIGEQGRTTGKIVLTVA is encoded by the coding sequence ATGCGTGCGGTGGTCGTGGAGCAGTGGGGCGGACCCGAGAACCTGGTCGAGCGCGAGGTGGAGCGCCCCGAGCCCGGCCTGGGCGAGGTCCTGGTGCGGGTCCACGCGGCAGGGGTGAACCCCGTGGACTGGAAGACCCGGGCCGGCGGTGCCCTCATCGAGTGGGGCGCCGTTCCGGCCGTCGGATGGGACGTCTCCGGCACGGTGGATGCCGTCGGCCCCGGCGTGGGGATCTTCCACCCCGGCGACGAGGTCTTCGGCATGCCGCTGTTCCCCCGGCAGGCCGGCGGATACGCCGAGTACGTGGTCGCCCCGGCGCGGCACCTCGCCCCCAAGCCCGCCTCCCTGACCCATGTGGAGGCCGCGGCGCTGCCGCTGGCGGCGCTCACCGCCTGGCAGGCCCTCGTCGACGCGGCGGACGTCCGCCCCGGGGAGCGGGTGCTGGTGCACGCGGCGGCCGGGGGAGTGGGACACCTCGCCGTGCAGATCGCCAAGGCGCGCGGGGCGTACGTCATCGGCACGGCGAGCGCGGGGAAGCACGAGCTGTTGCGAACGCTGGGCGCGGACGAGGTGATCGACTACCGCGAGACCCGCTTCGAGGACGTCGTCTCCGATGTGGACGTCGTCCTGGACGGTATCGGCGGGGAGACGGCCGAGCGCTCCCTCGCGGTGCTCCGCGACGGGGGCAGGCTCATCACCCTGCCGGGCCCGGACGACGTCCCCGCCGCGCGCGACGGTGTACGGGCGGCCTGGGTCCTGGTGGAGCCCGACCACCTCGGTCTGCGCGAGATCGCGGCCCTGGTGGAGCAGGGGAGGCTGCGGCCTGTGGTCGAGGTCGTCGTGCCGCTCGCGGAGGCGGCGAAGGCCCACGCGATCGGCGAGCAGGGCCGGACCACGGGCAAGATCGTCCTGACGGTCGCCTGA
- a CDS encoding SDR family NAD(P)-dependent oxidoreductase, with protein MNLPASGRRVLVSGASRGLGRAVAQAFAANGDRVAVHFGSRAEEARVTLDSLDGTGHVLVGGDLADPAGAVAVADAAAGALGGIDVLVNNAAVNLRHPLPETPYEEWVEVWRQHVSVNLLATANLSHLAARRMIDQGSGGRIVNIGSRGAFRGEPDHPAYGATKAAVHALGQSLAVSLAPHGIAVASVAPGFFATERVSSRLEGDEGAAIRAQSPFDRVAEPAEIAAAVLWLASPAAEWSSGTILDLNGASYLRS; from the coding sequence ATGAACCTGCCCGCTTCCGGCCGTCGTGTCCTCGTCAGTGGTGCCTCCCGGGGGCTGGGGAGAGCGGTCGCGCAGGCGTTCGCGGCCAACGGTGACCGGGTCGCCGTCCACTTCGGCTCGCGCGCCGAGGAGGCCCGCGTCACCCTGGACTCCCTCGACGGAACGGGCCACGTCCTCGTCGGGGGCGACCTCGCGGACCCGGCCGGGGCCGTGGCCGTGGCCGACGCGGCGGCCGGGGCGCTCGGCGGGATCGACGTACTGGTCAATAACGCGGCGGTGAACCTCCGTCACCCCCTCCCCGAGACCCCGTACGAGGAGTGGGTGGAGGTCTGGCGGCAGCACGTGTCCGTGAACCTGCTCGCCACGGCGAATCTGAGCCATCTCGCGGCCCGCCGCATGATCGACCAGGGCTCCGGCGGCCGCATCGTGAACATCGGCTCCCGCGGCGCCTTCCGCGGCGAACCCGACCACCCGGCCTACGGTGCCACCAAGGCGGCCGTGCACGCGCTCGGCCAGTCGCTCGCGGTCTCGCTCGCCCCGCACGGGATCGCCGTCGCCTCGGTCGCGCCCGGATTCTTCGCCACGGAACGGGTCTCCTCCCGCCTGGAGGGGGACGAGGGCGCCGCGATCCGGGCCCAGAGCCCGTTCGACCGGGTGGCCGAACCCGCCGAGATCGCGGCGGCCGTCCTGTGGCTCGCCTCCCCTGCGGCGGAATGGTCGTCCGGAACGATCCTCGACCTCAACGGAGCCTCGTACCTCCGCAGTTGA
- a CDS encoding DUF475 domain-containing protein — MLLKTFGWSFAVTALGLVAAVLYGGWAAFGIVAILSILEISVSFDNAVVNAGILKKMSAFWQKIFLTIGVLIAVFGMRLVFPVVIVAISAKVGPIEAVDLAINDAERYEQLVTDAHPSIAAFGGMFLLMIFLEFIFEDRDIKWLGWLERPLAKLGKIDMLSVCIALVVLAVSAMTFATQAHQHGGLHVDKAATVLLSGVFGLITYLVVGGLSGYFENKLEEEEEREHEAEEEARKSGKKVPAVVMAGKAAFFMFLYLEVLDASFSFDGVIAAFAITNDIVLMSLGLGIGAMYVRSLTVYLVRQGTLDDYVYLEHGAHYAIGALAVILMISIRYQIPEVVTGLIGVVLIAWSFWSSVRRNRRLAADEGEQSGATEKAEVPSGV; from the coding sequence GTGCTTCTGAAGACGTTCGGCTGGTCGTTCGCGGTGACCGCGCTCGGCCTCGTCGCGGCCGTGCTGTACGGGGGATGGGCGGCCTTCGGGATCGTGGCGATCCTGTCCATCCTCGAGATCTCGGTGTCCTTCGACAACGCGGTGGTCAACGCCGGGATCCTGAAGAAGATGAGCGCCTTCTGGCAGAAGATCTTCCTCACCATCGGTGTGCTCATCGCCGTCTTCGGCATGCGGCTGGTCTTCCCCGTCGTGATCGTGGCGATCAGCGCCAAGGTCGGCCCCATCGAGGCCGTCGATCTGGCGATCAACGACGCCGAGCGCTACGAGCAGCTCGTCACCGACGCCCACCCGTCGATCGCCGCCTTCGGCGGGATGTTCCTGCTGATGATCTTCCTCGAGTTCATCTTCGAGGACCGTGACATCAAGTGGCTCGGCTGGCTGGAGCGCCCGCTGGCCAAGCTCGGGAAGATCGACATGCTGTCGGTCTGCATCGCCCTGGTCGTCCTGGCCGTCAGCGCCATGACCTTCGCGACCCAGGCCCACCAGCACGGCGGCCTGCACGTCGACAAGGCGGCCACGGTCCTGCTCTCCGGCGTCTTCGGTCTCATCACGTACCTCGTCGTCGGCGGTCTCTCCGGCTACTTCGAGAACAAGCTGGAGGAAGAGGAGGAGCGCGAGCACGAGGCCGAGGAAGAGGCCCGCAAGAGCGGCAAGAAGGTCCCGGCGGTCGTGATGGCCGGCAAGGCCGCGTTCTTCATGTTCCTCTACCTGGAGGTCCTGGACGCGTCCTTCTCGTTCGACGGTGTCATCGCCGCGTTCGCCATCACCAACGACATCGTGCTGATGTCGCTCGGCCTCGGAATCGGCGCGATGTACGTCCGTTCGCTGACGGTCTACCTGGTCCGTCAGGGCACCCTCGACGACTACGTCTACCTGGAGCACGGCGCGCACTACGCGATCGGCGCCCTGGCCGTGATCCTCATGATCTCCATCCGCTACCAGATCCCCGAGGTCGTCACCGGACTCATCGGTGTCGTCCTGATCGCCTGGTCCTTCTGGTCCTCCGTCCGACGCAACCGCAGGCTGGCGGCCGACGAGGGTGAACAGTCGGGAGCCACCGAGAAGGCCGAGGTCCCCTCCGGCGTCTGA
- a CDS encoding DUF2254 family protein, with translation MSEPPMTTVGAGHAAERVVRPRRALRAGITHAVAAGVAVALGILLPAIDGGSRVAGDRAVAVLNVLGVGVLSVTALIFSLMFLVVQWAAGNFSHRLALFRSDPLVWRVFAFVLGVLVYSVTAVLAIGSQSTVSVAVPIAALVMAAAAFVFVRRLQLVALRSIQLSHVLDELRDRGLHVLDVYCPPGEEAGFRDSPPGAPLLPGSVTASVPWRGASVLVEQFNLLPLVAAARRGGAAVVLRVKVGEVLYDGDPVADVHHGTVKAAEVLKAVVAGSERTFHQDPGLAFRLLSDIALRALSSAINDPATAVQALDAVEDLLRRAAAGPVGQETRAIADASGTVRVILPVPGWESLLRVGLDDILVIAPAMPMVLARCRKLLTGVLSVAPAPLRPPLEERLAWTEQQLTNRPPFMRGEAR, from the coding sequence GTGTCTGAGCCGCCGATGACGACGGTGGGCGCGGGGCATGCGGCCGAACGTGTCGTCCGCCCGCGGCGGGCGCTGCGCGCCGGCATCACGCACGCGGTGGCCGCCGGCGTGGCGGTGGCGCTCGGCATCCTGCTCCCCGCGATCGACGGCGGCTCCCGGGTCGCCGGGGACCGCGCCGTTGCCGTCCTGAACGTGCTCGGTGTGGGCGTCCTCAGCGTCACCGCCCTGATCTTCTCGCTGATGTTCCTCGTCGTGCAGTGGGCCGCGGGCAACTTCAGCCATCGCCTCGCCCTGTTCCGCTCCGACCCGCTCGTATGGCGCGTGTTCGCCTTCGTCCTCGGTGTGCTGGTCTACTCCGTCACCGCGGTCCTGGCCATCGGCTCGCAGAGCACGGTGTCCGTGGCCGTGCCGATCGCCGCCCTGGTCATGGCCGCCGCCGCGTTCGTGTTCGTCCGTCGCCTCCAGCTCGTCGCGCTGCGCTCGATCCAGCTCTCCCATGTCCTCGACGAGCTGCGCGACCGTGGCCTCCACGTACTCGACGTCTACTGTCCGCCGGGCGAGGAGGCGGGCTTCCGGGACTCCCCGCCGGGAGCGCCCCTGCTGCCCGGTTCCGTCACCGCGTCGGTCCCCTGGCGGGGTGCGTCCGTGCTGGTGGAGCAGTTCAACCTGCTTCCGCTGGTGGCCGCGGCACGACGAGGGGGCGCGGCCGTCGTCCTGCGGGTGAAGGTGGGAGAGGTCCTGTACGACGGTGACCCGGTGGCCGACGTGCACCACGGCACGGTCAAGGCGGCCGAGGTCCTGAAGGCGGTCGTCGCCGGCTCCGAGCGCACCTTCCACCAGGACCCCGGGCTCGCCTTCCGGCTGCTGTCCGACATCGCTCTGCGGGCGCTGTCCTCGGCGATCAACGATCCGGCCACCGCCGTCCAGGCCCTGGACGCGGTCGAGGACCTGCTCCGCCGTGCCGCCGCGGGACCGGTCGGACAGGAGACCCGTGCGATCGCCGACGCGTCGGGCACCGTGCGGGTGATCCTGCCCGTGCCCGGCTGGGAGAGTCTCCTCCGGGTCGGTCTGGACGACATCCTCGTCATCGCGCCCGCGATGCCGATGGTGCTCGCGCGCTGCCGGAAGCTCCTGACCGGCGTGCTCTCCGTCGCACCCGCCCCCCTCCGCCCACCGCTCGAGGAGCGACTGGCGTGGACGGAGCAACAGCTGACGAACCGGCCCCCCTTCATGCGGGGCGAGGCTCGGTAG
- a CDS encoding DUF4246 domain-containing protein, which yields MTGLSAFPLPFHSSRSLSFATPRTLRELELMECSSHIRAKPEWFDKRNDPAVVARWTKEAIAQGLTEAQVRYVLAELAHYAALRDPRTGLEVSAVDGVWQSDTLIDDKLQARLREAVRVLEDVPEADLDWHPGSDGQVLDLVHPSLYCLVKDVSGTHERAWKNPTNRYSTYEFSERFQWLPTDVDIDDDGEVSFRSYVNNVHPEAHRELAAVLPDLFARMRPLLENVLTDLRHPRPVRIVTDPWGWYDSEPKHPEKSDHSDDAAYAEAVRAWETAQDDWWENRRPVVPDAPAFTAPEVPDASARVDLRGRGLQVIVKLATIHLTPEKPEYAGGSWHVEGMVNERIVSTGIYYWDSENITESRLSFRAALDDPEYEQNDDNGLRDVYGLEDEDSLNQLLGSASTPAGRCLAFPNILQHRVGSFRLADPTRAGHRKILAFFLVDPSEKIVSTSDVPPQQPWSDTSTMTLDQARDFREQLMRERKFFVDEHNEQLYEREFSLCEH from the coding sequence TTGACCGGCCTGTCTGCCTTCCCGCTCCCCTTCCACTCGTCCCGTTCCCTCTCGTTCGCGACCCCCCGGACGCTGCGGGAACTCGAGCTGATGGAGTGCAGCTCCCACATACGGGCGAAGCCGGAATGGTTCGACAAGAGGAACGACCCCGCCGTCGTCGCCCGCTGGACGAAGGAGGCGATCGCCCAGGGCCTCACGGAGGCGCAGGTCCGCTACGTGCTGGCGGAACTCGCGCACTACGCCGCCCTGCGGGACCCGCGGACCGGCCTCGAGGTGTCGGCCGTCGACGGGGTCTGGCAGTCGGACACCCTGATCGACGACAAGCTCCAGGCCCGGCTGCGCGAGGCGGTCCGGGTGCTCGAGGACGTCCCCGAAGCGGATCTGGACTGGCATCCCGGTTCCGACGGCCAGGTGCTCGACCTGGTGCACCCCTCGTTGTACTGCCTGGTGAAGGACGTGAGCGGGACACACGAGCGGGCCTGGAAGAACCCGACGAACCGCTACTCGACGTACGAGTTCTCGGAGCGGTTCCAGTGGCTGCCCACGGACGTCGACATCGACGACGACGGCGAGGTCTCCTTCCGCTCGTACGTCAACAACGTCCACCCCGAGGCCCATCGCGAACTGGCGGCCGTCCTGCCGGACCTGTTCGCCCGTATGCGTCCGCTGCTGGAGAACGTGCTCACCGACCTGCGTCATCCGCGGCCCGTGCGGATCGTGACCGATCCATGGGGGTGGTACGACTCCGAGCCGAAGCACCCGGAGAAGTCCGACCACAGTGACGACGCGGCGTACGCCGAAGCCGTCCGCGCCTGGGAGACGGCGCAGGACGACTGGTGGGAGAACCGCCGCCCGGTCGTGCCGGACGCCCCGGCCTTCACCGCGCCCGAGGTGCCCGACGCCTCCGCCCGGGTCGATCTGCGCGGCCGCGGTCTCCAGGTCATCGTCAAGCTCGCCACGATTCACCTGACCCCGGAGAAGCCCGAGTACGCGGGCGGCTCGTGGCACGTCGAGGGGATGGTGAACGAGCGGATCGTCTCGACCGGCATCTACTACTGGGACAGCGAGAACATCACCGAGAGCCGGCTGAGCTTCCGTGCGGCACTCGACGATCCGGAGTACGAGCAGAACGACGACAACGGTCTGCGTGACGTGTACGGGCTGGAGGACGAGGACTCGCTGAACCAGCTGCTCGGATCGGCCTCGACGCCGGCGGGCCGCTGCCTGGCGTTCCCGAACATCCTGCAGCACCGCGTCGGCTCGTTCCGCCTCGCGGATCCCACCCGGGCGGGACATCGTAAGATCCTCGCGTTCTTCCTGGTCGATCCGTCGGAGAAGATCGTCTCGACCTCGGACGTGCCGCCGCAGCAGCCGTGGTCCGACACCTCGACCATGACGCTCGACCAGGCCAGGGACTTCCGCGAACAGCTGATGCGGGAACGCAAGTTCTTCGTCGACGAGCACAACGAGCAGCTCTACGAGCGAGAGTTCTCGCTCTGCGAGCACTGA